A window of Perognathus longimembris pacificus isolate PPM17 chromosome 6, ASM2315922v1, whole genome shotgun sequence contains these coding sequences:
- the LOC125352226 gene encoding olfactory receptor 2B11-like — protein sequence MVFINESHPQEFILLGFADLPWLDLPLFVILLITYPIAMMGNIAIILVSRLDPRLHSPMYFFLTNLSFLDMCYTTSIVPQMLFNLGSSRKTISYVGCALQLYLFSTMGATECLLLAIMSFDRYVAICKPLHYTLIMNQRLCFLLVSIMWLCGIAYAISEATFTLQLPLCGVNQLDHLLCEIPVLIKTACGEKEANELALSVACIFIIAVPLCLILASYATIGRAILKIKSSEGRKKAFGTCSTHLIVVSLSYGPAISMYLQPPSSISRDQPKFMALFYGVVIPTLNPFIYTLRNKDVKGALGNLVRNMFNSK from the coding sequence ATGGTATTCATTAATGAAAGTCATCCTCAGGAGTTCATTCTATTAGGTTTTGCTGACCTGCCTTGGCTGGATCTTCCTCTATTCGTTATTCTTCTGATCACATACCCCATCGCCATGATGGGAAACATCGCCATCATCCTGGTGTCCAGGTTAGACCCCCGGCTCCAcagccccatgtacttcttcctcaccAACCTCTCCTTTTTGGACATGTGTTACACCACCAGCATCGTCCCTCAGATGCTGTTCAACCTGGGAAGTTCTAGGAAGACAATCAGTTATGTGGGGTGTGCCCTGCAGCTTTATTTATTCAGCACAATGGGGGCCACTGAATGTCTTCTACTGGCAATTATGTCCTTTGACCGCTACGTGGCCATTTGTAAGCCTCTGCATTATACCCTCATCATGAACCAGCGCCTCTGCTTCCTATTAGTGTCCATTATGTGGCTGTGTGGAATTGCCTATGCCATATCTGAAGCCACCTTTACGTTACAGTTGCCTCTGTGCGGTGTCAATCAACTCGATCACTTGTTGTGCGAGATTCCAGTTCTGATCAAGACAGCCTGTGGTGAAAAGGAGGCAAATGAGCTTGCGCTCTCTGTGGCATGCATTTTTATAATAGCTGTTCCTCTGTGCTTAATTCTAGCCTCCTATGCTACTATTGGACGTGCTATATTGAAGATCAAATCTTCTGAGGGCAGGAAGAAAGCTTTTGGTACATGCTCCACTCACCTCATTGTAGTTTCCTTATCTTATGGGCCCGCCATTAGCATGTATCTTCAGCCTCCATCTTCCATCTCAAGGGACCAACCCAAATTTATGGCTCTTTTCTATGGGGTCGTGATTCCTACACTCAACCCTTTTATCTACACCTTGAGGAATAAGGATGTAAAGGGGGCCTTAGGCAACCTGGTGAGGAATATGTTCAATTCTAAATGA